One Deltaproteobacteria bacterium genomic region harbors:
- a CDS encoding (2Fe-2S)-binding protein has product MVSINVNGKEYEVDAPSNTPLLWVLREYIGLKGAKYGCGKSVCGACTVHVNGRAVRSCVTPISSVSGKRIVTIEGLSPDGAHPVQQAWIAENVPQCGYCQPGQIMSAAALLADNPKPNDLEIDEAMSANICRCGTYERIRRAIHRAAEIMANGNRS; this is encoded by the coding sequence ATGGTTTCGATCAACGTCAACGGGAAAGAATACGAGGTGGATGCGCCTTCGAACACCCCCCTGCTATGGGTGCTCAGGGAGTACATCGGATTGAAAGGCGCCAAGTACGGCTGCGGCAAGTCGGTGTGCGGCGCCTGCACGGTTCATGTGAACGGCCGGGCCGTCCGCTCGTGCGTGACCCCGATATCCTCCGTCTCCGGCAAACGGATCGTCACCATCGAGGGGCTCTCGCCCGACGGCGCCCATCCGGTGCAGCAAGCCTGGATCGCCGAGAATGTTCCTCAGTGCGGCTACTGCCAGCCCGGACAAATCATGTCCGCCGCGGCTCTTCTCGCCGACAATCCGAAGCCGAACGATCTGGAGATAGACGAGGCCATGTCCGCCAACATCTGTCGATGCGGCACCTATGAACGCATCCGCCGGGCCATTCACCGCGCTGCGGAGATCATGGCAAATGGAAATCGGTCATGA
- a CDS encoding xanthine dehydrogenase family protein molybdopterin-binding subunit, whose amino-acid sequence MSRVIRIRRWGILKTIFSAGALILSARASFRKASDGTAGEAEWRPGVYLGIEPTGTVIIVAHRSEMGTGIRTALPMVVADELDADWKRVRIEQAIGDAKYGSQDTDGSRSIRDFYDVMRRAGATARLMLERAAAAKWAVPVEECRASNHRIVHLSGDRSLDYGELAESAAGLPAPKTEELRFKTPGEFRYIGKGVPIVDITEICTGKAEYGIDAHLPGMVFASIERPPALGGKLKSYEDRETLKIPGVRRTIVIEEAKPPYAFKALGGVAVIADRTWAAIEGRKKLTVEWEPGPNAGYDSEAYRESLLETARNPQRVIRNIGDVEAEFSRAERIHEAEYYVPLLAHAPMEPPAAVAAYKDGKVEVRAATQNPQAVQNAVAAALKITKEDVTCHVTLLGGGFGRKSKPDYVVEAAMLSKQVGKPVQVTWTREDDIRFDYYNAVAGMYLKAALGHNGKPTAWLQRSVFPPIMSLFDENEGYGDPMHLGQGLTDLPFDIPNLRVENGPAKAHVRIGWLRSVANIYHAFSVQSFIDELAAAADRDRVDYFLEVLGRPRTIDFEAENTTYVNYGKPLDQYPWETGRLRNVIEVAAEKSGWAKRKPEEGRSLGFAAHRSFLTYVAAVVDVRLDDQGRISIPRVDFAVDAGRVVHPELTRAQFEGAAVFATSIALMGEITAANGQIRQSNYDDYPVARINEAPFETHVHLVPSNGLPAGIGEPGVPPIAPAICNALFAITGKRIRRLPIKHGKLI is encoded by the coding sequence GAGCAGGGTAATTCGCATCCGTCGATGGGGCATTCTCAAAACAATCTTCTCAGCAGGGGCGCTGATCCTTTCGGCGCGCGCTTCGTTCAGAAAAGCGTCCGATGGAACGGCGGGAGAGGCTGAATGGCGGCCCGGCGTCTATCTGGGAATCGAGCCCACCGGTACGGTGATTATCGTCGCCCACCGCTCGGAGATGGGAACGGGGATTCGCACCGCATTGCCCATGGTCGTGGCCGATGAATTGGATGCCGACTGGAAGCGGGTCCGGATCGAGCAGGCCATCGGCGATGCAAAGTATGGCAGCCAGGATACCGACGGGTCGAGATCCATCCGCGATTTCTATGACGTCATGCGGAGGGCGGGAGCCACGGCGCGTCTCATGCTCGAACGCGCAGCAGCCGCCAAGTGGGCCGTTCCTGTCGAAGAATGCCGCGCGTCCAACCACCGCATCGTTCACCTCTCCGGCGACCGAAGTCTCGACTACGGCGAACTCGCGGAATCGGCGGCCGGGCTGCCGGCGCCCAAGACGGAGGAACTGCGATTCAAAACACCGGGCGAGTTCCGCTACATCGGCAAAGGAGTGCCCATCGTCGACATTACCGAGATCTGCACAGGCAAGGCCGAGTACGGCATCGACGCCCATTTGCCGGGCATGGTTTTCGCGTCGATCGAACGGCCCCCGGCCCTCGGCGGAAAACTGAAATCCTATGAAGACCGGGAGACACTCAAGATACCAGGGGTAAGACGGACGATCGTCATCGAAGAGGCCAAACCGCCCTACGCATTCAAGGCCCTGGGAGGGGTCGCGGTGATTGCGGACCGTACCTGGGCGGCCATCGAGGGGCGCAAGAAACTGACGGTCGAGTGGGAACCGGGCCCTAACGCGGGTTATGATTCGGAAGCCTACAGGGAATCCCTGCTCGAGACAGCGCGGAACCCACAAAGGGTGATACGCAACATCGGCGACGTGGAAGCCGAATTCTCGCGGGCTGAACGCATTCATGAGGCCGAATATTACGTGCCCCTTCTCGCCCACGCTCCCATGGAGCCCCCCGCGGCCGTGGCCGCGTACAAGGACGGTAAGGTCGAAGTTCGGGCGGCGACACAGAATCCGCAGGCCGTACAGAATGCGGTGGCCGCGGCCCTGAAGATTACGAAGGAAGACGTCACCTGCCACGTTACCCTCCTCGGCGGCGGGTTCGGACGAAAGTCGAAACCCGATTACGTGGTCGAGGCGGCCATGTTGTCGAAGCAGGTCGGGAAACCGGTTCAAGTAACCTGGACCCGGGAGGATGACATCCGGTTCGATTATTATAACGCCGTGGCGGGCATGTACCTCAAGGCGGCCCTTGGCCACAACGGCAAGCCGACGGCTTGGCTCCAACGATCGGTTTTCCCGCCCATTATGTCTCTCTTTGACGAAAACGAGGGTTACGGCGACCCGATGCACCTTGGCCAGGGCTTGACGGACCTGCCCTTCGATATTCCGAACCTTCGTGTCGAGAATGGGCCGGCGAAGGCCCACGTCCGGATCGGCTGGCTGCGGTCGGTGGCCAACATCTATCACGCGTTTTCCGTTCAGTCGTTCATCGATGAACTCGCCGCCGCCGCGGACCGTGACCGCGTCGACTACTTCTTGGAGGTTCTCGGCCGTCCCCGCACCATCGACTTCGAGGCGGAGAATACGACCTACGTGAACTATGGAAAGCCGCTCGACCAATATCCATGGGAGACGGGCCGTCTGCGGAACGTCATCGAAGTGGCGGCGGAGAAATCGGGGTGGGCGAAGCGCAAACCCGAAGAGGGGCGTTCGCTGGGCTTTGCCGCGCACCGGAGTTTCCTCACCTATGTGGCGGCTGTGGTCGACGTCCGGCTCGACGATCAAGGACGGATCTCAATTCCACGCGTGGATTTCGCGGTGGATGCGGGACGGGTGGTACACCCGGAGCTCACGCGGGCTCAGTTCGAGGGGGCGGCGGTGTTCGCCACGAGCATTGCCCTCATGGGTGAGATCACGGCGGCGAACGGGCAAATCCGGCAATCCAATTACGACGATTACCCGGTGGCGCGGATCAACGAAGCTCCCTTCGAGACGCATGTCCACCTTGTGCCGAGTAACGGCCTGCCGGCCGGAATCGGAGAACCGGGCGTCCCGCCCATTGCCCCGGCGATCTGCAACGCCCTCTTCGCCATAACGGGTAAGCGGATTCGACGGCTCCCGATCAAACACGGCAAGCTCATATAG